Proteins from one Patescibacteria group bacterium genomic window:
- the polA gene encoding DNA polymerase I, with translation MSKTKKRLVLVDAPAIVHRAFHAIPHLTTKSGQPVNAVYGFCMIFLNMIRDLKPDFLVTAFDIKKPTFRHKAFKEYKAKRVAAPQELYDQIPKIKEIIEAFSVPVIEKAGFEADDIIGTFAAKTQKLVDEVIIVTGDLDTLQLVNPKTKVYTMKRGLTDTAIYDEDLVQERYQLPPTSLIDFKALRGDQSDNIPGVAGIGEKTGQELIEKYGSIEQIFKNLDELSPKLQKLLTGAEKQAELAKKLVTIDQNVPLEIQLAKCAFGDFDRTRIANLFQELEFRSLMTRIPGARQTSQTNLFEAAVEKTKTTPKNIPIHKTEAEYLLIVTNDQFEQICQKLSQQKGIVIDTETDRLDAISSKLLGISVSFEEKKAFYIPVDNDHGQAWLKKLKPILENPKIAKFGHNLKYDYLVLKRNGIELTPLSFDTMIASYLLNPHTRAHNLDQIAFAELGVEMIPIEDLIGKGKNLKSLTEVPTAKIAQYSGEDADITLRLVNIFKPKISEEKLDQLFYQIEMPLIKVLAEIELAGIKVDAKFLKQLSRQTSLKIEKLKAKIWKLAGEEFNISSTQQLSKILFEKLQIPLTQVKRTKTGHSTAASELEKLKGKHEIIDLIRDYREMTKLKNTYLDALPKLINPETGRLHTSFNQTITATGRLSSSEPNLQNIPIRTELGREIRKAFIASLGNKIVSADYSQIELRVMASLADDQKAIKAFKEGEDFHAATAAEIFGVGLNQVTPQQRRVAKTVNFGVLYGMSAYGLAQSLGINQKEAANFIERYFQAFAGIKKYLEEVIAETRETGFVETLSGHKRYLPEIHSGMSQVQKAAERMAINMPAQGTAAEIIKMAMIKIKSKIKEPKVKMLLQVHDELVFEVPKDQVASAAVKIREIMENVFKLDVPIKVDISVGDNWQELKKIKL, from the coding sequence ATGTCCAAAACTAAAAAAAGATTAGTTTTAGTCGATGCGCCAGCGATTGTGCACCGCGCCTTTCATGCAATTCCGCATCTTACCACAAAATCTGGTCAGCCGGTGAATGCGGTTTATGGTTTCTGCATGATTTTTTTGAATATGATTCGGGACTTAAAACCGGATTTTTTAGTGACGGCTTTTGATATTAAAAAACCAACTTTCAGGCATAAAGCTTTTAAAGAGTACAAAGCCAAACGGGTTGCCGCGCCTCAGGAATTATACGATCAAATTCCCAAAATTAAAGAAATTATTGAAGCTTTTAGTGTGCCAGTGATCGAAAAGGCTGGTTTTGAAGCCGACGATATTATTGGCACTTTTGCAGCCAAGACCCAAAAATTAGTTGATGAAGTTATTATTGTTACCGGTGATCTTGATACTTTGCAATTAGTTAACCCTAAAACCAAAGTTTACACCATGAAACGCGGTTTAACTGATACCGCCATTTATGATGAAGATTTAGTTCAAGAACGCTACCAGCTCCCACCAACGAGCCTGATCGATTTTAAAGCCTTGAGAGGCGATCAATCTGATAATATTCCAGGCGTGGCGGGGATTGGTGAAAAAACCGGCCAGGAATTAATTGAAAAATACGGCTCAATTGAACAAATTTTCAAAAACCTCGACGAACTTTCGCCTAAACTCCAAAAGCTCTTAACCGGCGCAGAAAAACAGGCTGAATTAGCCAAAAAACTAGTCACCATCGATCAAAATGTACCACTAGAAATTCAACTAGCAAAATGCGCTTTTGGCGATTTTGACCGTACCCGAATTGCCAATTTATTCCAAGAATTAGAATTTAGAAGTTTAATGACCAGAATTCCCGGCGCCAGACAAACCAGCCAAACAAACTTGTTTGAGGCCGCCGTTGAAAAAACCAAAACCACCCCAAAAAATATCCCAATCCACAAAACTGAAGCTGAATATCTTTTAATAGTAACCAATGATCAATTTGAGCAAATCTGCCAAAAACTTTCCCAGCAAAAAGGGATTGTCATTGACACTGAAACTGACCGGCTTGACGCAATCTCCTCCAAATTATTAGGAATCTCGGTCAGTTTTGAAGAAAAAAAAGCCTTTTATATTCCGGTTGATAACGACCATGGTCAAGCTTGGCTTAAAAAACTCAAACCAATCTTGGAAAATCCGAAAATTGCCAAATTCGGCCATAATCTAAAATATGATTATCTAGTTTTAAAAAGAAATGGCATTGAATTGACGCCGCTTAGTTTTGATACGATGATTGCGTCCTATTTATTAAATCCACACACCCGCGCTCACAACTTAGACCAAATCGCTTTTGCGGAATTAGGCGTGGAAATGATTCCGATTGAAGACTTGATCGGCAAAGGTAAAAATTTAAAATCATTAACCGAGGTGCCAACTGCCAAAATCGCCCAATATTCTGGTGAAGACGCTGACATTACGCTCAGATTGGTCAATATTTTTAAGCCCAAAATTAGCGAAGAAAAACTTGATCAGCTTTTTTATCAAATTGAAATGCCTTTAATTAAAGTTTTAGCCGAAATAGAATTAGCCGGCATCAAGGTTGATGCTAAATTCCTTAAGCAATTATCCCGCCAGACTAGCTTGAAGATTGAAAAACTTAAAGCTAAAATTTGGAAATTAGCCGGTGAGGAATTTAATATTAGTTCCACCCAGCAGCTTTCAAAAATTTTGTTCGAAAAATTACAAATTCCTTTGACTCAGGTTAAGCGCACCAAAACTGGTCATTCTACGGCCGCCTCTGAACTTGAAAAACTCAAAGGCAAGCACGAAATTATTGACCTAATCCGCGATTATCGAGAAATGACCAAACTTAAAAATACTTATCTAGACGCCTTGCCAAAATTAATCAATCCCGAAACTGGTCGGCTGCATACCAGTTTTAATCAAACCATTACAGCCACGGGCAGATTGTCATCTTCTGAGCCAAATTTGCAAAATATCCCGATTCGAACTGAGTTGGGACGGGAAATTCGCAAAGCCTTTATCGCTAGTCTTGGCAATAAAATTGTTTCCGCAGATTATTCCCAAATTGAATTAAGGGTGATGGCGTCATTGGCAGATGATCAAAAAGCCATCAAAGCTTTTAAAGAGGGTGAAGATTTTCATGCTGCCACCGCCGCGGAGATTTTTGGAGTTGGTTTAAATCAAGTAACTCCGCAACAACGACGGGTTGCCAAAACCGTCAACTTTGGCGTTTTATATGGTATGAGCGCCTATGGTTTAGCACAAAGCTTGGGCATTAACCAAAAAGAAGCCGCGAATTTTATTGAACGCTATTTTCAAGCCTTTGCTGGCATTAAAAAATATCTTGAGGAAGTGATTGCCGAGACGCGCGAAACCGGTTTTGTCGAAACCCTATCAGGTCATAAGCGCTATTTGCCAGAAATTCATTCAGGCATGTCTCAAGTTCAAAAAGCCGCCGAAAGAATGGCGATTAATATGCCGGCGCAAGGCACAGCCGCGGAAATTATTAAAATGGCGATGATAAAAATAAAATCAAAAATTAAAGAGCCAAAAGTAAAAATGTTATTACAGGTTCATGATGAATTGGTTTTTGAGGTACCCAAAGACCAAGTTGCCAGTGCTGCGGTTAAAATTCGCGAAATTATGGAAAATGTTTTTAAATTAGACGTGCCAATCAAGGTTGATATTTCGGTTGGCGACAACTGGCAAGAACTGAAAAAAATAAAATTATGA
- a CDS encoding UDP-N-acetylmuramoyl-L-alanyl-D-glutamate--2,6-diaminopimelate ligase codes for MYKIKQFLKKILPSGFINFYHLMQSRIACVRFGFPAQKMIIIGVTGTNGKTTVVNLISSILQGAGYKTAHISSVNFRIGDELWPNLTKMTTISAFHLQSFLAKALKADCQYVVVETTSHAIDQNRVWGIPYDILAFTNLTHDHLDYHHSMTEYRDSKGKLFAKLMKFERKPGVKKVSVINAEDPTFEYFWQFPADKKYSYRIGPRAKADHEIIARHTFSDIAGSQFVVETPFGSAEFVLALPGKFNIENALAAICVGLSQNIDLKYIKLGLERLVQVPGRMEKIEEGQDFGVIVDYAHTPDALQKIYQTVKPLVPGKIISVLGATGDRDKTKRPIMGALASQWTDIVIVTDEDPYHERPKDIIDQVAAGVPRGKKNQKMVLGQDYYKILNRQKAIKKAIQLAEKDDLVVITGKGAEMCMAVGDKKIPWDERQIVRDELKKHLKK; via the coding sequence ATGTATAAAATTAAACAATTTTTGAAAAAAATTCTCCCCTCAGGTTTTATAAATTTTTATCACCTTATGCAGAGCCGGATTGCCTGTGTCCGTTTTGGTTTTCCCGCTCAAAAAATGATCATTATCGGCGTCACCGGCACCAACGGCAAAACTACGGTTGTTAATTTAATTAGTTCAATTTTGCAGGGCGCTGGTTATAAAACCGCGCACATAAGTTCGGTTAATTTTCGAATCGGCGATGAGCTTTGGCCAAACTTAACCAAGATGACCACGATTTCCGCTTTTCATCTGCAGAGTTTTTTAGCCAAAGCCCTCAAAGCTGATTGCCAATATGTGGTTGTGGAAACCACTTCTCACGCCATTGATCAAAATCGGGTTTGGGGCATTCCTTATGATATTTTGGCTTTTACAAATTTAACGCACGACCATTTAGATTATCACCACTCTATGACTGAATATCGCGACTCCAAAGGTAAATTATTTGCCAAATTAATGAAATTTGAACGCAAACCAGGCGTGAAAAAAGTCTCGGTCATAAACGCCGAAGACCCAACCTTTGAATATTTTTGGCAATTTCCGGCTGATAAAAAATATTCATATCGAATTGGACCGCGCGCCAAAGCTGACCATGAAATTATTGCTCGCCACACTTTTTCAGATATTGCCGGCAGCCAATTTGTGGTCGAAACACCTTTTGGCTCAGCGGAATTTGTTTTAGCTTTGCCTGGCAAATTCAACATTGAAAATGCCTTAGCTGCTATTTGCGTTGGTTTGTCTCAAAATATTGACCTCAAATATATTAAATTAGGCTTGGAAAGATTAGTGCAGGTACCAGGGCGAATGGAAAAAATAGAAGAAGGCCAGGATTTTGGGGTGATTGTTGATTATGCCCACACCCCAGATGCTTTGCAAAAAATTTACCAAACCGTCAAGCCTTTGGTGCCCGGGAAAATTATTTCAGTTTTAGGTGCCACTGGCGACCGCGACAAAACCAAACGACCAATTATGGGTGCTTTAGCTTCGCAATGGACTGATATTGTGATTGTCACTGACGAAGATCCCTATCACGAAAGGCCTAAAGACATTATTGATCAAGTCGCCGCCGGTGTGCCGCGTGGCAAAAAAAATCAAAAAATGGTGCTGGGTCAAGATTATTACAAAATTTTAAATCGCCAAAAAGCGATCAAAAAAGCGATTCAACTGGCTGAAAAAGATGATTTAGTGGTCATTACCGGCAAAGGGGCGGAAATGTGTATGGCGGTGGGTGATAAAAAAATCCCTTGGGACGAACGCCAAATCGTCCGCGATGAACTCAAAAAGCATTTGAAAAAATAG
- a CDS encoding peptidoglycan bridge formation glycyltransferase FemA/FemB family protein: MEILPAEICDQENWNNFVQTSELGSFLQSWEWGDFQESLGNRAFRLKIIENDKIIAIALIIKHKLPRNLSWLYCPRGPVLGIRNWDLKIGQALFAKIAQIAKKEKAIFLKIEPKVKKPYQLQIPEKFKKSPGIQPASTLVLPLEISPEKLLAQMHHKTRYNIRLAEKRGVQVRVSENFSQDIEAFYKILSETSQNQKFDIFKKEHYDKLLRVFGKNGRAKLYLAEHQNEVVAGILVSFFGSDACYLHGGSLPKFHQVMAPHLLQWQAIQDAQKNGQKFYDFWGVAPADQSHHKWLGLTRFKLGFGGERVNYLGGFDLVFVHVLYQFYRGLSFLRRKF; encoded by the coding sequence ATGGAAATTTTACCAGCTGAAATTTGCGATCAAGAAAATTGGAATAATTTTGTCCAAACCTCAGAATTGGGCAGTTTTTTGCAAAGTTGGGAATGGGGTGATTTTCAAGAATCATTAGGCAATCGCGCTTTTCGCCTTAAAATCATTGAAAATGATAAAATAATTGCCATAGCACTTATTATTAAACATAAACTGCCTCGCAATTTGAGTTGGTTATATTGTCCGCGCGGTCCAGTTTTGGGAATTCGCAACTGGGATTTAAAAATTGGCCAAGCGCTTTTTGCTAAAATTGCGCAAATTGCCAAAAAAGAAAAAGCGATTTTCCTCAAAATTGAACCCAAGGTCAAAAAACCATATCAGCTTCAAATTCCCGAAAAATTTAAAAAATCACCCGGGATTCAGCCTGCTTCAACTTTAGTTTTACCTTTGGAAATATCTCCTGAAAAATTGTTAGCCCAAATGCATCATAAAACCCGCTACAATATCCGGTTAGCGGAAAAAAGAGGCGTTCAGGTTCGAGTTTCCGAAAACTTCAGTCAAGACATCGAGGCATTTTATAAAATTTTATCTGAGACGAGCCAAAATCAAAAATTCGATATTTTCAAAAAAGAGCATTATGATAAATTATTAAGGGTTTTTGGTAAAAATGGCCGAGCGAAATTATATCTGGCGGAACATCAAAATGAGGTGGTGGCGGGAATTCTAGTCTCATTTTTCGGTTCCGATGCCTGTTATTTGCATGGCGGCAGTTTGCCAAAATTCCACCAGGTTATGGCGCCTCATTTATTACAATGGCAAGCAATTCAAGACGCTCAAAAAAATGGCCAGAAATTTTATGATTTTTGGGGCGTGGCGCCTGCTGACCAATCTCACCACAAATGGTTGGGTTTGACGCGTTTTAAATTGGGTTTTGGTGGCGAGCGAGTAAATTACTTGGGCGGTTTTGATTTGGTTTTTGTGCATGTTTTATATCAATTTTATCGCGGTTTGAGTTTTTTGAGGAGAAAGTTTTAA
- the tsaD gene encoding tRNA (adenosine(37)-N6)-threonylcarbamoyltransferase complex transferase subunit TsaD gives MKPRQLILGIETSCDETAAAVVKVGSEIEILSNVVASQIKLHRQYGGVFPELASRTHLENILPTINLALKKARTNFAELEAIAVTVGPGLIGSLLMGVETARTLAYSFKKPLIGINHLEGHLAANFVDKNLKQIEFPIICLIVSGGHTSLVLMRKLGNYKTIGQTRDDAAGEAFDKVAQLLGLEYPGGPAIEVAALKSRKLELKIKLPRPMIDSEDFDFSFSGLKTAVLRLTKELGPKKIQQFRNEIAAEFQQAIVDVLVAKTLKAAQKYQAKTILLSGGVAANSALRKKLEAETLNSKANFLMPPKNLCTDNAAMIAVAAALKINTKSAAQEFNKGWQKISAQSNLELS, from the coding sequence GTGAAACCGCGACAACTTATTCTTGGCATCGAAACTTCATGTGACGAAACAGCAGCAGCGGTTGTTAAAGTAGGTTCTGAAATTGAGATTCTGTCTAATGTCGTTGCCTCGCAAATTAAATTACATCGCCAATACGGCGGTGTTTTTCCTGAATTAGCCTCCAGAACTCATTTAGAAAATATTTTACCAACCATTAATTTAGCGTTAAAAAAGGCTCGGACTAATTTTGCCGAACTCGAGGCGATTGCCGTCACGGTCGGGCCGGGTTTAATTGGCTCACTTTTGATGGGGGTGGAGACTGCTAGAACCTTGGCATATAGTTTCAAAAAACCTTTAATCGGCATAAATCACCTAGAGGGGCATCTGGCGGCTAATTTTGTTGATAAAAATTTAAAACAAATTGAATTTCCGATTATTTGCTTAATCGTGTCGGGCGGGCATACTAGTTTAGTATTAATGCGTAAATTGGGAAATTATAAAACGATTGGCCAAACCCGAGATGATGCGGCCGGTGAAGCTTTTGATAAGGTGGCGCAGTTGTTGGGCTTAGAATATCCTGGAGGACCAGCAATTGAAGTCGCAGCTTTAAAAAGTAGAAAATTAGAACTTAAAATTAAACTTCCAAGACCGATGATTGACAGCGAAGATTTTGATTTTTCGTTTTCCGGACTTAAGACCGCAGTTTTAAGGCTGACTAAAGAATTAGGACCTAAAAAAATCCAACAATTTAGAAACGAAATCGCGGCTGAATTTCAACAGGCAATTGTGGATGTTTTGGTCGCAAAAACCTTGAAAGCGGCTCAAAAATATCAGGCGAAAACTATTTTGCTCTCTGGCGGCGTCGCGGCAAATTCAGCTTTAAGGAAAAAATTAGAAGCTGAAACCCTTAATTCAAAAGCTAATTTTTTGATGCCGCCCAAAAATCTCTGCACAGACAATGCGGCGATGATCGCGGTCGCCGCGGCTTTAAAAATTAACACAAAATCCGCCGCTCAAGAATTTAATAAAGGGTGGCAAAAAATCTCCGCGCAATCTAATTTAGAGTTGAGCTAA
- a CDS encoding valine--tRNA ligase, with translation MNKELSKQYEPKKVEPEIYQYWEKGKFFEANIDTGKEPFCMMIPPPNVTGELHMGHALNNTIIDSLIRWQRMKGKNALYQPGTDHAGIATQNKVEQKLAKEGKTRLDLGRKNFEKEVWNWKNQYEKRILGQLKTLGCSCDWQRNRFTMDAEYTEAVMTAFKHYYDKGWIYQGTRVVNWCPRCATSISDIEVKHKPQKTLLYYFKYDLKFPITIATTRPETKLGDTGVAVHPKDKRYKKFIGKTFQIDFAGQKREIKVVADSSINRKFGTGAVGLTPAHSIIDEKIADKNHLEKIKIIDEKIRMTEAAGKDFVGLRPKAAREKVVAWLRDQKLISREVEIEHNLSLCDRCSTTVEPLPSLQWFLKMSQLAKPAIEAVKTGKIKFHPAFWKKVYLAWMENIEDWCISRQLWWGHRLPVWHKQEEIRNPKSEILNKSQFQNSKSLEIRNSDLDIYVGDNPPEGYEQVEDVLDTWFSSALWPFAALGWPQPSPVFQYYFPTQILSTARDIIFLWVARMIFSSLELTGEIPFRDVYIHPTIFNIEGRRMSKSLGTGVDPLELIKKYGADAVRFGLLAQNTGVQDLKFSEDTIAAGAKFANKIWNAVRFVRMNLEISDTKLQKMDKAPKAITDHDKKFLNNLNNIIKSTDNNLTNFRFGQTAQELYNFFWHTFCDQYLEYSKEQMKDEKLKKNTQKILYYTICQSLKLMHPIMPFITEEIWRELGQKTPLIISEWPKSQ, from the coding sequence ATGAATAAAGAATTGTCTAAACAATACGAGCCGAAAAAAGTTGAGCCTGAAATTTATCAATATTGGGAAAAAGGCAAATTTTTTGAAGCTAATATTGATACCGGCAAAGAACCATTCTGCATGATGATTCCGCCTCCAAACGTGACCGGTGAATTGCATATGGGTCATGCTTTAAACAATACGATTATTGACAGCTTGATTCGCTGGCAAAGGATGAAAGGCAAAAACGCTCTCTATCAGCCAGGTACTGATCATGCCGGCATTGCCACTCAAAACAAAGTTGAGCAAAAATTAGCCAAAGAAGGCAAAACCCGCTTGGATCTTGGCCGAAAAAATTTTGAGAAAGAGGTTTGGAACTGGAAAAACCAATACGAAAAAAGGATTTTGGGCCAGCTAAAAACTTTGGGCTGTTCGTGTGATTGGCAACGCAACCGCTTTACGATGGATGCCGAATATACTGAAGCGGTCATGACCGCCTTTAAACATTATTATGATAAGGGTTGGATTTATCAAGGTACGCGCGTAGTTAACTGGTGCCCGCGTTGCGCAACTTCAATTTCCGATATTGAGGTCAAACACAAACCGCAAAAAACTCTCTTATATTATTTTAAATATGATTTAAAATTTCCGATTACCATCGCCACCACCAGGCCAGAAACAAAACTTGGCGACACTGGCGTGGCAGTGCATCCCAAGGACAAGAGATATAAAAAATTTATTGGCAAAACTTTTCAAATTGATTTTGCCGGCCAAAAACGCGAGATCAAAGTGGTCGCCGATTCTTCGATTAATCGCAAATTTGGCACCGGGGCAGTGGGCTTGACGCCAGCGCATTCAATAATTGATGAAAAAATCGCGGACAAAAATCACTTGGAAAAAATCAAGATAATTGATGAAAAAATTAGAATGACTGAAGCTGCTGGCAAGGATTTTGTCGGTTTGCGGCCAAAAGCAGCTCGCGAAAAAGTTGTCGCCTGGTTGCGCGATCAAAAATTAATATCAAGGGAAGTTGAAATCGAGCATAATTTATCACTTTGTGATCGCTGTTCAACTACGGTTGAACCTTTGCCGTCTTTGCAATGGTTTTTAAAAATGTCGCAATTGGCTAAACCCGCCATTGAAGCTGTAAAAACGGGGAAAATTAAATTTCACCCCGCATTTTGGAAAAAAGTGTATTTGGCTTGGATGGAAAATATTGAAGATTGGTGCATTTCCAGACAGCTTTGGTGGGGACACAGATTGCCGGTATGGCACAAACAGGAAGAAATCCGAAATCCGAAATCCGAAATCCTAAACAAATCCCAATTTCAAAATTCCAAAAGTTTAGAAATTAGAAATTCGGATTTAGACATTTATGTTGGCGATAATCCGCCTGAAGGTTATGAACAAGTTGAAGATGTTTTAGACACTTGGTTTTCATCAGCCTTGTGGCCGTTTGCGGCTCTGGGTTGGCCGCAACCATCGCCGGTTTTTCAATATTATTTTCCCACCCAAATTTTGTCAACCGCCCGTGATATTATTTTCTTATGGGTGGCGAGAATGATTTTTTCCAGCTTGGAGTTAACTGGCGAGATTCCCTTTCGCGATGTTTATATCCATCCGACAATTTTTAATATTGAAGGCAGGCGCATGTCTAAATCTTTAGGCACTGGTGTTGATCCTTTGGAATTAATTAAAAAATACGGTGCAGATGCGGTTAGATTTGGTTTGCTCGCACAAAATACTGGGGTTCAGGATTTAAAATTTTCCGAAGACACCATCGCGGCTGGTGCAAAATTTGCGAACAAAATTTGGAATGCGGTCAGATTCGTGCGCATGAATTTGGAAATTTCCGACACCAAACTCCAAAAAATGGACAAAGCCCCAAAAGCGATTACTGACCACGATAAGAAGTTTCTCAACAACTTGAATAATATCATCAAATCAACTGATAATAATTTGACGAATTTCCGCTTTGGCCAGACTGCCCAAGAATTATATAACTTTTTCTGGCATACTTTTTGCGATCAATATTTGGAATATTCCAAAGAGCAGATGAAAGACGAAAAGCTCAAAAAAAATACCCAAAAAATTTTATATTACACCATTTGCCAAAGTTTGAAATTAATGCATCCGATTATGCCATTTATTACCGAAGAAATTTGGCGTGAACTCGGTCAAAAAACGCCATTGATAATTTCTGAGTGGCCGAAAAGTCAGTAA
- a CDS encoding tetratricopeptide repeat protein codes for MKKKILIILGIILVLVGIFFATKPYRTSLAATYLSLGDKLMENQEYPEAKTQYLKARLLLPGNFGVTFKVAETYEKLGNYQLSYSYYNKARKILPNDPKTYLAMANINWRNNNLDKAVEILNKGLDKISNNNDRQLLQINLGKIYLIKKDSAKAKTAFSDTGSNYWLGIYFAYLGDYQSAKNYFRKETTDNAKLFNQATVKIINTKSEPTQKAILAQMLNQTGEARLALPILKDLVQKNPEYRDAWIFLGYSNLELGNSSEALAALETAQKLDPIYPLTYELLAKLYQNKGNEAKAKEYLDRANALK; via the coding sequence TTGAAGAAAAAAATTTTAATAATTTTAGGCATTATTCTAGTTCTCGTGGGAATTTTTTTCGCGACTAAACCATACCGAACTAGTTTAGCTGCAACATATCTTAGTTTGGGTGATAAATTAATGGAAAACCAAGAATATCCGGAAGCGAAGACCCAATATTTAAAAGCGCGCTTGCTTTTACCTGGTAATTTTGGGGTGACTTTTAAAGTGGCCGAAACATATGAAAAATTGGGAAATTATCAATTATCCTATTCCTATTATAATAAAGCTAGGAAAATCTTACCAAATGACCCGAAAACATATTTAGCAATGGCAAATATCAATTGGCGAAATAATAATTTAGACAAAGCGGTCGAGATTTTAAATAAAGGACTTGACAAAATTTCTAACAACAACGATCGCCAACTTTTACAAATTAACCTGGGTAAAATTTATTTAATTAAAAAAGATTCCGCCAAAGCGAAAACTGCTTTTTCTGATACTGGTTCTAATTATTGGCTAGGAATTTATTTCGCCTATCTCGGTGATTACCAAAGCGCTAAAAATTATTTTAGAAAAGAAACAACTGATAACGCCAAACTTTTTAACCAAGCGACAGTAAAAATTATTAATACCAAAAGCGAGCCAACCCAAAAAGCGATTTTGGCCCAGATGCTAAATCAAACTGGTGAAGCCAGACTTGCGCTTCCAATTCTTAAAGATTTGGTTCAAAAAAATCCCGAATATCGGGATGCCTGGATATTTTTAGGTTATTCGAATTTAGAATTAGGAAATTCCAGTGAAGCCCTTGCTGCGCTCGAAACTGCCCAAAAATTAGACCCGATATATCCCCTAACATATGAACTCTTGGCCAAGCTCTACCAAAATAAAGGTAATGAGGCAAAAGCCAAAGAATATTTAGACCGCGCTAACGCTCTCAAATAA